From the Brachyspira intermedia PWS/A genome, the window CAGCAGTCAAAACCAATACAAAAGTAACGGCAATACCCATACTGATTGCTGAATCTAGCTTGTTTGATACTCCCAAAAACGGACATATACCCAAAAATTTAGTTAAAACAAAATTATTAACTAAAACTGTTGCTACAAATAATAAAATTAAATTAACCATTAAGCTTTTCCTCCTCTAGCGTCTATAGCTCTTTTGATAGCAATTAAAGTTCCTAAAGTGAAGAAAGCACCAGGAGCCATAATCATAACAACCCAAGGAGTAGTAATTTCATTATATGCATTCAAAGCGAAAGGCATAGCAGACTCAAAGAAACCTCTTAAAGTACCTACTATATCAAAACCAAGCCAAGTACCATTACCCAAAATCTCCCTGATAGAAGCAAGTAATGTCAAAGCAATAAAGAAACCTACACCATTACCTAAAGCATCAAAAATACTAGGAATAATTCCGTTTTTATTAGCAAAAGCCTCTGCTCTTCCTAATATAATACAGTTTACAACTATAAGCGGAATATATGGACCTAATGCCAAAGACAATGTATAAAACTTAGCTTTCATAACAATATCTGTTAAAGTAACGAAAGCTGCTATAACCACTATGTATCCCATAATTCTAACTTCATTAGCGTAAATCTTCTTAATAAGAGAGATTAAGGCAGAAGAACAAACCAAAACGAATATAGTAGCTACTGACATACCTATAGCATTCATTACACTGCTTGTTACTGCCAAACTAGGACACATACCAAGAACCTGAACGAAGGTAGGATTATTTTTCCAAACACCTTCCATAAATACCTGAGAATTTTTCATAATAATTTAACCTTGATTTAATTAAGATTATACTTGTATATTATATAATAAATCATAATTTTTTCAAGTAAAATTATGATTTACAGCCTTTTAATTATTATTTTAATTCTTCAACAAAATATGGACAAAAGCATACATCAATATAATTTATAGTTTACCATCATCTTTTATTTTGAAAAATGACATAGCATCTTCCAATTTGATAGATAATTCCTCTAATTCCTCTGAAATTTCGCTAACATCCTCTGCCAATTTAGTGTTATTTTTAGAACTATCTTCTATATTAATTATATGAGAACTAATAGAATCTATACCATCTTTCTGTAATTTCAAAGCACTGTTAAAATTAGAAAGCAAAGAATATGCTTTTTCTATCTTTTCTTTCATGTCATTGAATAATTCTTTAGATTGATTAGTAGATTTAGCAGCTAGCTCTATACGTTTCTGACTTTCTTCTATAAGAGATGATATATCTTTTACGGATCCTGATGTACTTTGTGCTAAATTTCTAACCTCATTTGCTACAACAGAAAAACCCCTTCCATTTTCTCCAGCTCTTGCAGCTTCAACAGAGGCATTCAAAGCTAATATATTTGTTTGAAAAGCAATATTTTCTATAACATTTGTTATATCTTTTATTTTGTTACTAGCTTCACTTACAGAATTAGCATTATCAGCTGCTTCCGAAATACTGCTGTCAGCCATATCTATGGAACTATTAGCTTCTTTCATTATATTAATAAGTTCATTAGCATAATTAGTAGTTTCTAATACAGAATTTCCTATATTATTAGTTATGCTAGAAGTTTCCTGCATTTTATAAGAATTACTTTCTGTTTCTGCATGAAGTTTACTATTTTTTGAAGATATTTCTCCGGCTTTATCCTTTGCATCAACAGCTATACTATTGGCAACATTGACTGCATTTATTAATGCTGATTTCATATTATAAAAACTACACATTAATTTACCTATTTCATCTTTTCTAGTACTGCAAGAAACATTATCATTATTAACTATATAACCTTTAGATATATTGTCAGCTTCATTTACAACCATATTAAGAGGTAAAATTATAGATCTAGCTATCAATTTACCAATAAAACAAATAATCATAGCCATAACAATAGCTATAATTACAACTATCTTTGTAAGTCTATTTTTATCTCCATAAATTTCATCTTGGCTGTAACTTACTATCAAGTACCAAGGTGTATTATGTATAGGATTAAATAATGCTATTTCAGACACATTGTTATCATCTACATATTCCAAAATACCTTCTTTAGCATCCAAAACATGTTGAAAGAATTCATCTTCTTTAGCTCTTATAGTTTCCGGCTTTCTTTCATAAGCTGAAGTACCTATTATATTACTCTCATATATATACAATTTATTTGTATCATTATGAGCTATTATATTTTTATTCTTATCGATTATCATTATAGAACCTGTCTCTCCTAATTGACTAGGCATAATATAATCTGCTATAAATTTCATCCAATTAATAGAGCTATTTAATACTCCTACAACTTTTCCGTTTTCATCTTTAACACCTTTCCATATAACACATATAGCATTAAGTGGATTAGCTGAAGAAGGCTGAATCAAATCTCTTCCCGCAAAATCGAATCCTGTATCTCTAAATCTAGTCCAATCTGATGAATTTTTACCATAATTAATATGAAGTAATTTTCCGCCTATAGAATCAAGTACTATATTAGCATCAAAATTAACTAAAGAATAATTATAGAAAACCTGTGTATCGGCAACTTCTCTAGTAAATTCCTTCAACGATTCTTCTGCCGCCAATTTATTTTCTTCGCTTGGATCAACTAGATATTTTGCTAGATTAGGATCTTTAGAATATAAATCCATAACTAATCTTTTTTCAGTGAAATATAAATCTATCATATCTGAATATGATTTTGCTGCAACTCTTAATCCCTTTATAGCTGTATCTTCTATAGAACGGGAACTTATTATTGTAATTATTAATACAATAATTGACATACATAGTATAAACATAATAGAAATTATAAAAGGTATCCTAAAAGAAAGATTATTTATTTTCATAATAACAAAACCATACTAAAAAAAATTTAGATATTTTTCAAAAAACTAATTATTTTTTATATTCTATAATATAATCGAAAAATAAAAAAAAATCAAATTCTAAATATAAATAATTTAATTTTAATACATAAAAATACTACCAGTGATACTTTATATATAAAACAATCATTTAATGTAAATAAAAATCACAAATAACAAATTAAAATTAAAATTTGATTACTAAAATAGATAATTTACAAAGATAATTTAAATTTATACACATATCCCACCCCCATAAACTTTAAAGTTTTTTTATGATTTTATAATCATATTATTCTTTTATATCAACTTAGAAAAAGCATACCCGCCCCAATTTTTATTAAATTAACAATTTCCACACCGCACGCAGAGTAAGGCTGTAAATATATGCCAATTATCAATTCTAATTTTTATTATATTTGAAATTTTGTTCACCGTGCGTAGAGAAGATTTTTAAATTTTAAAAAACTAGGGCGGGCAGCTATAATTTCTTGATAAAGCATTAAGAAAATTGTAAGTAAAAATGTTAAAATATATAACAAACCTAAAGGGCGGGGAATGAGAAAAAATTAAAAAACTTATTTACCATATTTTTTTAACATATCTTTCATTTCATCTTCAAACTCTATATAGAATTCTAAATCTTCACTATTTATAGATGAGTCTGCTCCGTTTTTTAATAAAAGCTCAAATATATCATATTTGTGATTTTGAGCAGCTACAATTAATGCAGTATTT encodes:
- the rsxE gene encoding electron transport complex subunit RsxE — its product is MKNSQVFMEGVWKNNPTFVQVLGMCPSLAVTSSVMNAIGMSVATIFVLVCSSALISLIKKIYANEVRIMGYIVVIAAFVTLTDIVMKAKFYTLSLALGPYIPLIVVNCIILGRAEAFANKNGIIPSIFDALGNGVGFFIALTLLASIREILGNGTWLGFDIVGTLRGFFESAMPFALNAYNEITTPWVVMIMAPGAFFTLGTLIAIKRAIDARGGKA
- a CDS encoding methyl-accepting chemotaxis protein, with protein sequence MKINNLSFRIPFIISIMFILCMSIIVLIITIISSRSIEDTAIKGLRVAAKSYSDMIDLYFTEKRLVMDLYSKDPNLAKYLVDPSEENKLAAEESLKEFTREVADTQVFYNYSLVNFDANIVLDSIGGKLLHINYGKNSSDWTRFRDTGFDFAGRDLIQPSSANPLNAICVIWKGVKDENGKVVGVLNSSINWMKFIADYIMPSQLGETGSIMIIDKNKNIIAHNDTNKLYIYESNIIGTSAYERKPETIRAKEDEFFQHVLDAKEGILEYVDDNNVSEIALFNPIHNTPWYLIVSYSQDEIYGDKNRLTKIVVIIAIVMAMIICFIGKLIARSIILPLNMVVNEADNISKGYIVNNDNVSCSTRKDEIGKLMCSFYNMKSALINAVNVANSIAVDAKDKAGEISSKNSKLHAETESNSYKMQETSSITNNIGNSVLETTNYANELINIMKEANSSIDMADSSISEAADNANSVSEASNKIKDITNVIENIAFQTNILALNASVEAARAGENGRGFSVVANEVRNLAQSTSGSVKDISSLIEESQKRIELAAKSTNQSKELFNDMKEKIEKAYSLLSNFNSALKLQKDGIDSISSHIINIEDSSKNNTKLAEDVSEISEELEELSIKLEDAMSFFKIKDDGKL